tgaagaagacgccATTATCAGTCGGAAGAGAAGGAATCTCCGACCGGTGAGATTTGGAGGGTTTTCTGGTTTGGAGGGAAAATTGCTGGAGGATCCGATTAAGGGTTTTACTTTTATACAATCATTTCATTAAAGGGcctataaaaagaaaacatccgAATTCTGTACCCAAAGTATATTAATTTCACTATATAGCCCCGCCTTTTAAAACTCGTTGTTACATTTATGCCCAGTTCGGTTcgataaatttaaaattggtctattttattataaatagatgggaaaaaaaaccaaaacaaacctcaattaatttttatttggacgtTTAATActcaattgtttttggttggaaAGTAAATACacgaaataataaaatcatacaatttaatacacaaataattaattgttgttattttcatactcACGAtctcacaacaaaaataaaattccaattttacTCTTACCATCTCAattaactattattttttgataatataatattaattatataattttaaataaaaattaattttattaacattttagtttatggtctctaaaatttaaattttcatttttattattattatattattctaaaatttaacataaaaattatagaaaatcaaaaatattttaaaatagtcatTATTACAATCTTCTTCTATCGTTGCAATATCAAAGAATCGTTTTCTCTTTAAGGAAATTTAGAATCAAAGATTAATCTAATTCGTTGAGATTTGGGTTGAGGTTAGCTATTTTGctactaaaaacaaaattagccATTTTTATGAATTGATAAATCTTGAGAAATACGATGAGATTCGGGTTGAGATTTTGTCGAAAATAGTTTGATTCTTGAAGGATATACAATCGAAAAGAGAGTTTCTCACTACGAAGAATATTTACCGgccattttaaaatatttttaattttctataatttttatgttaaattttagaataatataataataataaaaattagagaccataaactaaaatgttaataaaattattttttattcaaaattataaaatttaatattatattataaaaaaattaataattaattgagATGGTAAGGgtaaaattggaattttatttttgttgtgagaTCGTgagtatgaaaataacaacaattacTTGTTTGTGTATTAAATTGCACGGTTTTATTACTTCGTGTATTTACCttccaaccaaaaacaattggGTATTAAacgtccaaataaaaattagttgagtttttttttgggtttgttccCTAAATAGATGTCGtataaactataattttttcgattaaaaattttcaatttggatttgagtttaatttagatttattCCGGTTTTCGATTAAAAATTATGCTTAAAATTTTTcgaatttttgttaattttttactCAGTTggacaaaagaataaatttcGGTTTAATATGGTTTGGTTCAGTTTCTTACCCACCCTTAATTTGAATCAAGTTAGTGTAAGTTTACCATATAGCCACTGAAAAAACTGAATATTACATATATGTCCCCTAATTTCTCTGGTTGTCATTTGAGGAGACATTAAATTCattacaattttgattttttatattcatttttcaaaCATCACGTTTCCCGATTTGTCCgactcatcatcttctttctctttctgtctctctctctctctgttcgAATCGAAACCCTAACAAATCCGAAATTGTCTCTGAGATTGAAATTGCCCCAATTTAATGGCGTAAAGCTTCACCAATTTCATCAATTCGAtatcaatttttgaaatttcgaagaaaggaagaaactttgaaaagagaaagcaaaatgTCAAGAGAGACGACGACGGAAGCAACGCCTTTGATTTTAAccgacggaggaggaggaaggagATCGGTGAGAAGACAAGGGTTAAGAGAAGCGGCGAGGTTACTAAGACATGCAAGTAGCGGgagaatgatgatgagagaGCCATCGATGCTTGTTCGTGAAGCTGCGGCTGAGCAGCTTGAAGAGAGACAAAGCGATTGGGCTTATTCGAAACCTGTAGTGGTTTTGGATTTCGTTTGGAATCTTGCTTTTGTCGTTGTTGCTACAGCTGTTTTGGTACTTAGCAGCGATGAGAATCCGAATATGCCTCTTAGGGTTTGGATTATTGGGTATGGGTTGCAATGTATGATGCATatggtttgtgtttgtgttgagTATCGTAGGAGgaatagtagaagaagaagagatttgagTCCAAGATctagctcttcttcttcttcttcttcttcttctatggatgaagaagaaggtttgggTTTGAGTAGAAACTCAGATGAACGTTACTTGGAGCTAGGTCAATTAGAGAATGAAAACAATAGGTACATTTGTTTTAAGCTTCAGTGATTGTGAAACAGATATTGTCTTATATGTGATGTGAATTTTGGCTAAAGCAGTGTTTTCTGTAACCAGTTTTGCTAAGCATCTAGAATCTGCAAATACGATGATCTCATTTATATGGTGGGTTATTGGATTTTATTGGGTATCTTCTGGTGGTCAAGAGTTAGCACAAGGATCCCCACAGCTTTATTGGTTTGTTGTTAATTTCTCTTATATCTCTTAGATTCTTGAATGTTTAAAGTGTTTAagttcttaaatttgtttggatgtctttgtttttatagGTTGTGTATAGTCTTTCTTGGTTTCGATgtgttctttgttgttttctgcGTTGCATTGGCTTGTGTTATCGGCATTGCTGTTTGCTGCTGCTTGCCTTGCATCATTGCAGTTCTATACGCCGTAGCAGAACAGGTAGCTTCAAATTAcctgtttcttttgttacctCCAAGAAAGTTGGATTTGTTCCAATGAAAATCTGTTGCAAAATGTAGGAAGGAGCTTCGAAAGAAGACATTGACCAACTTACTAAATTCAAATTCCGAAAGGTTGGTGATACTATGAAACACACtgttgatgaagaacaagGACAAGGAGATTCTGGAGGAGTGATGACTGAATGTGGTACAGATTCACCCGTTGAACATGCTCTTCCTCATGAGGATGCAGTAAGTAACACAAAAAACCTGTAAACCTCTGTGGCTAGACTCTGTTTGGATTTTGATGATCAAAACCAGATTTGCTTCTGTCAATCTACAGGAATGCTGCATTTGTCTTTCCGCTTATGAAGACGAGACAGAGCTAAGAGAACTTCCTTGTGGCCACCATTTCCATTGCGGTTGTGTGGATAAATGGCTTTACATAAATGCTACTTGTCCCCTCTGCAAATACAACATCCTCAAGAGTAGCAACTACGAAGAAGGCGAGGAAGTCTAGAAGACTAGAACAGTAAGAAGAGGAAACTTGCAAATATGCGAATATCTGTATCATTTAGCAGCTGAGGAACCCATGAGAAAAAGGGTTCGAGATTTGATCAATTTGTTGTTTACATTGCTTGTTATATGTTTACACATTTTAgttgcttttttctttggaGTCTGTATGTTCTGTTGTTGTCGACTCTTGTTAACATGTTTTGGTACTTACTTGCTCAACAAGTTAACAACATCTTGTATCtcctcatcttctctttttcaatcCTGAATTGAGAATGCTTCTGCAGTGAACTATAAATGATTCGTTGATTATAACGATTAGTTAGTATTACGCAATGTAGATAAACTTTATACTTTATTAACCGAAAGATGACGAGTTCAATACAACTTTTTTTGaagagagaaatcaaataGATGCAGGAAAATAAAACGACatctatatctttttttttctttatattgagtggtgaaacaaaacaaaatcaatcaaggCTTCTTCTGGAAACCCCATGGATTCTTATTTGCCCAGTTCCATTGATCTCTGCACATCTCATCAACTCCATATTTTGCcctaataaagaaaaacaaaaaattagtcttttgtgttttgaaaagTATTCAAAGTATGGTTCATTACTTACTTCCAGCCAAGTTCCTTCTCAGCTTTCTGAGTTGAAGCATAAACAGCTGTTGCATCTCCAGCTCTTCTTGGACATAGCTTGATAGGTATTTTCTgcagaaacaaatattttatagcaTCCAGAGACCAAATCTTCGGTCTTATTCACACAAATTTCATTGCATAATTGCggaaataagagaaaatctTACCTTGCCAGAAGctttttcaaaagaagaaaccatttcTAAGACAGAAGTTCCTTGACCAGTGCCAAGATTATAAGCAGTACAGCCTAAGATTAAGATGACACacacaaaacattattaaaattCTAATCATTGGTTGActccatcaaaacaaaaacaaacagttAAAAGTCATATAAAGAGTTTACCAATCTTTGAGTctgaaaacaatttgtttaaCGCAGCCACATGGCCATCTGCTAAATCCATTACATGGATGTAGTCTCTAACCTGCAAGTGTCAAATGCACCTTAGTTTATCAATCTATCATCAGAAGTCCAAACAGAATTTTCGAAGAAAGAAACGGTATTATCGATGTTATACCGCGCTACCATCCATGGTAGGATAATCATGTCCAAATACATTGAGTTCAGGTAATCTTCCAACCGCCACTTGTTGGATATAAGGCATGAGATTATTCGGTATGCCCTTTGGATCTTCTCCAATTCTTCCACTCTCGTGAGCTCCAACCGGATTGAAGTACCTCAGAAGAATTATCTTCCATTCTGGTTCCGCAGCGTGAATGTCTCTAGCTATCTCTTCAAGAAACAGCTACACAAATAGTTCAAATGTTTTCAAGATCACAGTCTTAAATAATATAACCTTCAAGATTATGaacacaaaacagaacaaaagagaTTCGAGGTGTGAAATACCTTAGTACGACCATAAGGATTCATAGCCTGTAACTCAAAGTCTTCCACACATGGGACTATTTCAGGTTGACCATAAACTGTTGCAGACGACGAAAACACCATCTGCATATAAAGTCAAGAGTCAGAACAGTTTGGTAACTAAACTAGAACAAGTAACACATATTCAAAAGTGAAGGATTTTGATCTTAAACCATTTTGCAGTTGTATTTTGCCATGGTCTCATATAGATTGATAGTTCCAACTAAGTTATTATCAAAGTAACGACGAGGGTTTCCAACACTTTCTCCCACAGCTTTAAGACCAGCAAAGTGAATCACAGCATCAAATCTGTTTCTCCACACAAAGAATCATAATATCAAAACCAACTCACCTGAATAAAAAATTGCATAATCTctgtttcaaatattttcacaTTACCTCTGATTGGAAAAGAGTTTCTCAATATCTCCTTTGTTTCTTAGATCACCCTGcaattaatcaaaacaatcaaaatctaacAAGCCAAAAGAATCTATACATAAAAATACAATCCTGATTACTCTAAAAGTAGCCATATGAATATAAAAATCGAAGCTTTTTTGTGGTACTAACCAGATTGAATTCAAGCTTGGTAGAGAGATCAGGACCAACAAGTTCCCTAACCCTATGAACAGCTTCAACGACAGAGTTATCAAGATTATCAATGATCGTAACCTTAAAACCCTGATTCAAAAGCTGAACAACAGTATGTGTTCCAATGAATCCAGCACCACCAGTCACCAAAATGTTCTGTTCCACAGAAGAACCCATTTTTCGAACAAACCCACTTCCCAAAATCGAAGCTTTCTTCACTAtttaagaaagagagagagaataaagTTTGAGTCTTTCTTTATTCTGGGAGTTATTTGATCGGTTGCTTTCTTGTGAGTAGATAAGAACGACGCCGCAAAAGTGAAATTAAGGAAAAAggtagagaaagagaaagcttttttgcttttgattggTTTCTTGAATTCGTGAGGGTTTATATAACTAACTTGTTATAACAAACTTTATACACCTTTttgaccaaataaaaaagatcTTGTTGgaacaaaagagagatgaCTCATTTGctatttttgggtttatggATAACGAGTTATGACCAAATCCACAAGGATTAGAGGGAAAAGTGGGATATTTAaagtttgtttattgttttttcttagtGTGTAATTCGATTTAGtttcctaattttttaatagataATTAAGGATttagatagttttttttgacaaCAAGGATTTAAAGAGtctaaaaccaaatattatgaGGTGTTGAGTTGTCATTTGTAAAGTTACAATAATAGTCAACAAGGatttaatggatttttttggtattttttaaaatttgatcatttagaaaatattatatatacatttttaattttttttaatattatagtttttttggtgtttttgtaAATGTGTCCAGATGTACAGGAAACATAACTTGATATGTggaaataaaatgacaaactTTTTTAGGAGATAAAAGCTTTTATTGCTCATTTATTTAAAGACGATCGAGTAGGAGGTCAAGCAACAAAGACCAAACCACAAATTGGACGGATGTAGCAATAATGATATTCCCATTGGCTTGAGATAAACGAAATGTTGATTGCTTATAACCCAAGTCACAGGCGTGTAAAAAggcttagtttttttttcttctctttctctacttataatttattaatcacCATTATTCAAACCCTTTTTATCATTTCAGAAGCTTTCGACTTCTCCTCCACGTCAATTCGTCTAGCTCAATCCGAATTTCCCTTTTTAAGATTGTGAAAAGCTTCATAAACAGAATGACCAAGATCGAAAGACCCATTATAATACTCACTATACCATTACAATAACTTGTATATGTAAACAAATGCGAGTTTTCAAAAAGTACTAcatctcttaaaaaaaaattaaaaaattaacttcAATAATATAGACAAACAAATATCATCGTTATTGAAAACTGGcaagtaaaaaaaagtgaaaacatattttacaGGAAAAGACAAGATAGTTTATTTGTTGGCtaagaaaaagagtgaaaGTAAGCATTGTGAAAAGGTAATAATTAAACCAAGCTTAGAAATGTCTGAAATGATATAGCTTATGAGAAGATTCCACCATCGCCGTCTCAAAATGAATGTTGAAGTTAATTAAGGACCCGAATTCGTCCAATGTTGCTATCTTATAGCTACAGATATAGCCGTATAGGACGAAATAGAGGCTTCTACTAGAGTATTACCACAATATCCATTTTGAGATGGTGGAATCGGAGACGTTAACTTAAGGTCCTGAGAGCAACTTCATTGCACAATAGAAAGAAGATGtctttaacaatattaaaatattaaatttataaaatattaataattaaatataaaagattttaagtGTAGGAAGACACTCAACTTATTTGTGCAATGGAGTTGCTATGAGAATCTTCCACGTCAGTTGGTTATTTTGGCATTGAATGGTTGTAGTTCTTAAAGCAGTTTTAgtgtttacaaaaaatatgttttgtagCCAATCAAAATTATGAAgatttctaattaatattgtttttaaaattaattttaagataaataaaaaacccaaaatccatttttttgtctataaataaacttttaaattaaattttaaatatcttattaatttatattataaaataaagttgcATTTACGTCATTCTAAGTTTAGGCTTATTGATTTGTGGTTTCAATGTAAAACTTAATATTATATGAAGTCATTTGTTAGTGTTGAAATACATATActacatatttttattgtttcatttttttttctaatagaaaaacataatacatttaatataactaaaatattcttataaaagctttcttatttaaaattttgagatatttaatttggataagtttagtttttaagaAAGAGTAGTATATGGAATTAAAATTGTGTGGCAAAAagaatagtaaaataatattaataacaaatagaaaaacttaagaaaattgTTGGATTGACTCatcatcataaaaaaaaactagctCTTATTTAGTACCGGTTTTTTTTGAGGGGGTAGtcttacaaaacaaacaatacgAGGGCAAAGGAAGACagatcaataaataaaagggACTTGAGTAAAATAAAAGGGACATTATAGAGTTCCCGAAGTTAGGGCTCATCTTCTGTTCATCAAGACATCAACGTACGCACAAGGCGATGAGTGAATTTGAAGGTAAGATTCGAAATTCGTTTCCCTAAAAGTTAgggtttattatatatactctCTCCCGATCAATTCCAATGATATGTCTCAGGCTGGATCAAATGGCTCGAACCAGTGTTTTTGCTGTGGAAACCTGAGGATCCTGGCTATGAGAGACCAGCGTATAGGGATTGGAccaaagaggaagatgagCCTAAGTACTCACCAGAGAAAGAACTTGCCTTACTCGACAAACAAATCCTTGCAAGCGATGTATTTATccttgtgattttttttcggTTTATAATGAGctctataaataaatttgtgaAATTGAGAGTTTGTGAAACAACAGGGTTTTGATATCGACTTCACACACTTCCGTTGTGTATTCAATTACCATCTTGCTTATCTCGATTCACATGAATTCGTTGATGAGCCAGAAACCACAAGAGATTTACTCGAGAGGCTCTCTAGGAAGGCCCTTGATGACTACAATCAAGAATCAGTGAGAACTAACCTTTGTATATGCCTTGTGCTTTCATCACATTTACATaaattgattcttttcttctctctttgttttgaaaaacagagaacacaATTTGAGTTTGTCAAGGTTGTGAAAGCAAACTTTCACTTTTGTTGTGCGATTATGTTTCTCATAACCTTCGAAGTTGTTGACCCTTATGATAACTTGATCAAACTCTTCCAAACAAGGGTTCGCCACGCTGAAGATATCGTGACTGAGTACGTCTTTTGCAGGCCGAAACCCAATCAAGGAGGTATCTctaatcttgttttgttttccatctCTAGTtacgttgttgttgttttttatgaATTCGTTGTGGAATATATATTTGCCTCTTTCACCCACCATGGAAGATGGATTAAGCTTTCGATCTtccttctttatatattttcgtgGCTATTTCTTTAGTAGATTTATAgtatttggatttgtttgaTAGTGGAATGCATTGGTGTGAAGAACAATGATGGGAAAGATGTCCAAACAAATGTCAAGGAACAAGAGGTAATCGAAAGATTTAACTGCaagagtgttttttttcctttgatgTCAAGATTCCTTGTATGTATGGATGGTTTTTAAGAGTAATCACCATCACCTTCACTTTACAGATTGGAGTAGGAGCTTCTATATGCCACAAGGAGTGAGAACCGGGAGATGCTCTTGTGttaatatacattttctttgtgaTATTATAAACCCCTATATATAACACTCACTATATATACCATTACAATAGCAAAAAATCCCATGTCACCttagtttattgtttttaagaGTTAAATTGAATTGAAGTCTAAAGTTTGGTTGCACTAGACTACAACACTCATAGTATTTGAACAAAATGCTTTTAAAGAAGCtcttaaaaatttgtaaaaaatatCGGCCAACATTTTACATAGAAAATGTGTGTACCCATAACAAAAGGTTGCGCgaaattaaaacttttacaGAGTAAAGATAAATCACATAACTTCATAGAGTTTTGACATTTAAGCAGAGCAATAAAGAGAAATTCATACTTTTCTTGTATTCTCTTCGTTTCCAGTCAAAATCAGAAGACATAGGAAGAAGCTATGCTACCAATTCAGACTGAGAGAGTAAGATTCATTCTAAAACATAATGAACGATACAGATAAATGAAAACAGTAAAACTCGCacaatatataataagttcATTCCCTAGCAACACAAGAGCTCCCATAAGTAATTAACTAAAGTCACATCATCTAGGACGCAAATagattataaaaacaattcagcATCTCTGCATTCTAACTCCTTGTGGCACACAAAGGCTCATCCTCCAATCtgtaaagagaagaaaatcagCCATACAAGAATCAGAAAAGCAAAGTAAATTGATAGATGTTTCCATCacttacttttgtttcttgacgACATCTTTGGGAACATGGCTCTTGACAACTTGCTCAATATCTCTCTTGACAACTTTCTTGATTCCAAAGTATTTCactatcaaaacaaatactatatatGTGAATCTCTAGAAACAACCAATTGTTtcaacaagagaagaaattgagtttagggtttatataataataccTCCTTGATTGGGTTTAGGTCTGCAGAAGACATAGTTAGTAGTGATATGTTTACCGTGGCGTACCCTTGTTTGGAAGAGCTTAACCATGTCATCATAAGGATCCTTGACTTGAAATGTTATGAGAAACATCATCGCACAAGCAAAGTGAAAATTGGCTTTAACAACTTTAACAAACTCATACTCTGTGCCATGTCTGCCATTGTGGTCATCAAGAGCTTCCTGAGCAAGGCTCTTGAGTAAATCCTCAGTAGTATCAAACTCATCGTCAGCGAATTGATCAGAATGGAGAATAGCAGGATGGTAGTTGAATACACAGAGGAAGGAACTGAAATCTATATCAAACCCCTGAAAAGTGATTTGTTATTAGgatcataaataaatagaataaACCAAAAGTAATTAGGGGAACAACACATACATCGCTAGCATTGACTTGTTTGGTCATAAGGGCAAGTTCTTCCTCTGGTGTGAGCTCAGGCTTATCTTCCTCCGTCCTAGTCATGCATGAAGGTCTAACATAGCCACGGCCCCCAGGTTTCCACAGCAAATACGCAGGTTCGAGCCACGCAACCCAACCTGAGACATTGTAAATTGGAATCGATAGAGTTAAAttataaaccttaaaaactTAACATTAACGAAATTCGAAATCGTACTTCCATCGATATCACACATCGTCGATCAACAGATGAAGAACCCTAaccctttttttattttttttgggggaaAGTGATTTTAGATTCgttagagcatctccaataGTGAGAGCCCTCTATTGGGTTCTCaccatttttttaagaataaaattttgaatttgaagagaTGAGaacttatgtgttttttttttaattttgtaaagtcCAATGGTAATCTCTCTTTGTGGAGTTCTCAGGGAAAAAAAttctattgattttgaaattgaaatgttGAAATGTTTGATGTTGAAATTGTTGTAATAGTGTGAAAAAttctgttgattttgttgttaaacAACCAATTAGTGTAATAAAATCATGATATGGTCGGTCTCTAGGGAGAGATTAGTTGTCATCTTTGCATCTGATAATATCTGAGTTGAAATAATTTCCTCTGCCTCACAAAGAACTACCTCAAGATTTTAAACTTTGTTAAGATATGGCTGAAACATTGCAGAAAACAAACTGGAATATTGATACATGAATTCAAAGTCTCAAATTGAAAACCTGCAACTACTCAAAGTCTCAAatcattgataagaaaaaactgTAACTCATTAAACACTTGCAACTCATGAAACCTACAACTCAACCTCCATCTTCACTATCTTTCAGTTATTGGAAAGAAGGTAGTGCTGCTTCGTATTCTTAAACCAAACCTTGCAGAATCCTGCAATttctcaaaccaaaacatgcaaattagtTCACCAAAACCTGCAATCTATAactcaaaaaattaaaagctgCAATTTTTCAAACCAAACCTGCAACTTCTTCACACAAAGATAACCTGAAAACGAATAAGGCAAAGAACCATAAGTATTTGAGATGAAAGTCTATGTGAAACTCTTCGACACTTCTGTAGCTGCAGTATTAAACAACAGAAGCATAGATTTTTATCACACTAATGACTAAACCATATAAAAACAAGCTAATCACTCCTTAATCGCAGTCTATAACTAAAAAAAGCACAGCTTTATTACACAAATCCCTTAGATAGAAGCTGACCTTTACATCTAGAGCATTAACATCGAGATGATCTGCGATTAAGAATCGGAACCGAGAAGATTAGTATACCAGATCCAAGAACTCGATTCACCTGAAAACCAGAGAGTTTCCAAGCAATGTAAGTCAAAACATCGACATGATTAGAAACAATGATCAAGATAGAATCAGGAGAAGCTTTCAcgctttttttttgctttttttgttaaaaacaattgACCAATGATAAGGCACCACGTCATcgtctctcatctctctcaaAAACTCTCTCAAGAGAGACAGCTATCTCTCTTTTAAtccattttgatttatttttcaactcttttttcaagAGAACCAACAATGAGAACTCCATTTTGCATccattggagatgctcttaACTACCTTCTTCTGGAACTCTCTTAtaataatatccaaatttattttcctCAAGTCGCTGTTATTTAtcctttctttgtcttttggcCTTATACTTTTAGTTTCGTCAACTACCACCCTGTCGATTGTCGAAAgctctctcttctcaaatctttctttttataaaataacaacgttagtaaaaaaaaaaagtgcatTGGATAAAATTATGATACGAAAAAGTATCTTTCATTGCTAGTGAAATACTACAACTTTAATGTCTTGTATTGCgacaaatagaaaatatccTCTAGTTGAtgtattttatcttttattattcCTCTATAAAAaagtttgtaatttttttttacttttcggAGTAAGAGATAAAACCCATGCTTGTGTTTGGATTTAGCCCAATTACATTTTAACCAAGTAAAAGCCCCATAGCAAAAAGAATGAAGTCTTTAGAATTGCGTCATTAGAGAAAGACATAaagtgaaaactgaaaacttgTTTCCATGTAGAATAATGAGCGTATGATCAATCAGATATCCATGGGTGAAATCACGGCTTACagtaaatttgtaaaaaaaaaaaaaaaaaaagttacttgATTTTCAAACCATGtgtttttgaatcaattttACCAAATTAGATTCTAAATTTGCGTTGAATCTGAATATAAGTACTCAGGATCTTCAGGTGTACATAGCAAATATGCATCTTGGACTCACGAAGTCCAGCCTGAAATAACAAATCGAAATAACAAGCACTGTGTATTTACAATCCCTAGATTTTAGAGAAACTAAATTGCATTCAGAACTTCGAATGTTTCCCCCATCCCTGcgttgaagaagagatgaaaaaaAGACTTAATTGCTAATGATTTTAGTTACGTTTCCCTTctttatttttcgtttttttggcCTCATACTTTTAGTTTCATACAAGCACACAATCGAAAACTCTTTTCTGAAAATGATCTTATTCAAAATAACAACGTTAGTTAAAAGTGctttaaattaatactcgaaAAACTAGCatacgacaaaaaaaaaaaaagtatatgaatTTGAAGTACAGTTTTTGAGCTAGCTAGATATACGTACTACAATGAAAACATGTCGAATTTCGATAATTACAATAACAATAGTAAGTAGTAATCGATTATTGGTCTAAAAATTCTGacactttttctattttctccaCACATTCATCTCCGAAAC
This sequence is a window from Arabidopsis thaliana chromosome 1 sequence. Protein-coding genes within it:
- a CDS encoding Cystatin/monellin superfamily protein (Cystatin/monellin superfamily protein; CONTAINS InterPro DOMAIN/s: Cystatin-related, plant (InterPro:IPR006525); BEST Arabidopsis thaliana protein match is: Cystatin/monellin superfamily protein (TAIR:AT1G63190.1); Has 85 Blast hits to 83 proteins in 2 species: Archae - 0; Bacteria - 0; Metazoa - 0; Fungi - 0; Plants - 85; Viruses - 0; Other Eukaryotes - 0 (source: NCBI BLink).), producing MCDIDGSWVAWLEPAYLLWKPGGRGYVRPSCMTRTEEDKPELTPEEELALMTKQVNASDGFDIDFSSFLCVFNYHPAILHSDQFADDEFDTTEDLLKSLAQEALDDHNGRHGTEYEFVKVVKANFHFACAMMFLITFQVKDPYDDMVKLFQTRVRHGKHITTNYVFCRPKPNQGVKYFGIKKVVKRDIEQVVKSHVPKDVVKKQKLEDEPLCATRS
- a CDS encoding Cystatin/monellin superfamily protein (Cystatin/monellin superfamily protein; CONTAINS InterPro DOMAIN/s: Cystatin-related, plant (InterPro:IPR006525); BEST Arabidopsis thaliana protein match is: Cystatin/monellin superfamily protein (TAIR:AT1G63200.1); Has 69 Blast hits to 67 proteins in 2 species: Archae - 0; Bacteria - 0; Metazoa - 0; Fungi - 0; Plants - 69; Viruses - 0; Other Eukaryotes - 0 (source: NCBI BLink).) — its product is MSEFEGWIKWLEPVFLLWKPEDPGYERPAYRDWTKEEDEPKYSPEKELALLDKQILASDGFDIDFTHFRCVFNYHLAYLDSHEFVDEPETTRDLLERLSRKALDDYNQESRTQFEFVKVVKANFHFCCAIMFLITFEVVDPYDNLIKLFQTRVRHAEDIVTEYVFCRPKPNQGVECIGVKNNDGKDVQTNVKEQEIGVGASICHKE